The following proteins come from a genomic window of Kitasatospora sp. NBC_01246:
- a CDS encoding DUF4232 domain-containing protein produces the protein MRTTHRRRTTALAATGTAALALVLTACGGNPADSGTASAAAPAPTTAAQSTPAATGATTSAGTAPNTAAPSGAKTGAGAGAGTSTPSARPTGATQAPADPAAASAPLCAVKDVAISAALQDGPPYTHLVLTAKNTSGHSCRLSEYPRIRFLESHRENVPAVAKSRPAAPVVLTAGAPAYALVKLSDGGVHENNEPVTAFSVALDGGSGPATVKAPGNGGIAVDPAAWATGYWTYELRNGADDF, from the coding sequence ATGCGCACCACTCACCGCCGACGCACCACCGCCCTGGCCGCGACGGGCACCGCCGCGCTCGCCCTCGTCCTCACCGCCTGCGGCGGGAACCCCGCGGACAGCGGGACCGCCTCCGCCGCCGCACCGGCTCCCACGACGGCCGCGCAGTCCACGCCCGCCGCCACCGGGGCCACCACCTCCGCCGGCACCGCGCCGAACACCGCCGCCCCCTCCGGCGCCAAGACCGGCGCCGGCGCCGGTGCCGGGACGAGCACCCCCTCCGCGCGGCCGACCGGTGCCACGCAGGCGCCCGCCGATCCGGCGGCGGCGTCCGCGCCGCTCTGCGCCGTCAAGGATGTCGCCATCAGCGCCGCCCTCCAGGACGGCCCGCCCTACACGCACCTCGTCCTGACCGCGAAGAACACCTCCGGCCACAGCTGCCGACTCAGCGAGTACCCCCGGATCCGGTTCCTGGAGAGCCACCGCGAGAACGTGCCCGCCGTGGCCAAGAGCAGGCCCGCCGCGCCCGTCGTCCTCACCGCCGGCGCCCCGGCCTACGCCCTCGTGAAGCTGTCCGACGGCGGCGTGCACGAGAACAACGAGCCGGTGACCGCCTTCTCCGTCGCCCTCGACGGCGGCAGCGGCCCGGCCACCGTCAAGGCCCCCGGCAACGGCGGCATCGCCGTCGACCCGGCGGCCTGGGCCACCGGCTACTGGACGTACGAGCTGCGCAACGGCGCCGACGATTTCTGA
- a CDS encoding DoxX family protein, with translation MKRSRLSTRLLSGLLLGAGVLHFAAPRPFEATVPERLPGSRRGWTYASGVAELAIGAAVAVPRTRRVGALAAAGLFAAVFPANVKMAYDWRHRPAPLPALAVARLPLQVPLILWALRVGRRPRG, from the coding sequence GTGAAGCGATCGAGACTCTCCACCCGGCTCCTGAGCGGTCTGCTGCTCGGCGCCGGGGTGCTGCACTTCGCCGCGCCCCGCCCGTTCGAGGCGACCGTGCCCGAGCGGCTCCCGGGCAGCCGGCGGGGCTGGACGTACGCGAGCGGCGTCGCCGAACTCGCCATCGGCGCGGCGGTCGCCGTACCGCGCACCCGGCGGGTCGGCGCCCTGGCCGCGGCGGGCCTCTTCGCCGCCGTGTTCCCGGCCAACGTGAAGATGGCCTACGACTGGCGGCACCGGCCGGCCCCGCTGCCGGCCCTCGCCGTGGCCCGGCTGCCGCTCCAGGTGCCGCTGATCCTGTGGGCCCTGCGGGTCGGCCGGCGACCGCGGGGCTGA
- a CDS encoding phenylacetate--CoA ligase family protein, which yields MPAKPLQELVDFARGHSPFYAEAYRDVPRMISHLTELPLIDQTAFWAANTWPDNRLLTGPLTDAGVYKTGGTTGVPKFSPWSRTEHADSVTAFGAGMVRAGLKPGHRVANLFCAGELYGGFLYIENALHHAPVENVRLPVGCAAPDDYVVDLITGFGVHVLAGEPMKLSAVAECLVRRGRSADSVELLLFGGDLLFADLRPILSQAFPKAAVSSVGYASNDAGLVGAPVPGDDVRVHEAFPDRTVVELVDEVTGEPVTAAGVPGRVVVTNLFRTLMPILRYPTGDRAEWVDPERGTFRLVGRSNEGARVGTVALPTEEIRAVLLAADPDRVISGLQLVQRRWDGRDGLVLRLGYTGPPPAAPGGLGERLVAAVYAAVPLYPAEVASGAIHHLAVEWVPRAELATNPRTGKLRQVVDERPRD from the coding sequence GTGCCCGCGAAACCGCTTCAGGAGCTGGTCGACTTCGCCCGCGGCCACTCGCCGTTCTACGCGGAGGCGTACCGCGACGTCCCCCGGATGATCTCGCACCTCACCGAACTTCCCCTCATCGACCAGACCGCGTTCTGGGCCGCCAACACCTGGCCGGACAACCGGCTGCTGACCGGCCCGCTCACCGACGCCGGCGTCTACAAGACCGGGGGCACCACCGGCGTCCCGAAGTTCTCCCCCTGGTCGCGCACCGAGCACGCCGACTCCGTCACCGCCTTCGGCGCGGGCATGGTCCGGGCCGGTCTGAAACCCGGCCACCGGGTGGCCAACCTCTTCTGCGCGGGCGAACTCTACGGCGGCTTCCTCTACATCGAGAACGCGCTGCACCACGCGCCGGTGGAGAACGTCCGCCTGCCGGTCGGCTGCGCCGCGCCGGACGACTACGTGGTCGACCTGATCACCGGCTTCGGCGTGCACGTCCTCGCGGGCGAGCCGATGAAGCTCAGCGCGGTGGCCGAGTGCCTGGTCCGGCGCGGGCGCAGCGCCGACTCCGTGGAACTGCTGCTCTTCGGCGGCGACCTGCTCTTCGCCGACCTGCGGCCGATCCTGTCCCAGGCCTTCCCGAAGGCGGCCGTCTCCTCGGTCGGCTACGCCTCGAACGACGCCGGCCTGGTCGGCGCGCCGGTGCCGGGCGACGACGTCCGCGTCCACGAGGCCTTCCCGGACCGCACGGTGGTGGAGCTGGTCGACGAGGTGACCGGCGAGCCGGTCACGGCCGCGGGCGTGCCCGGCCGGGTCGTGGTCACCAATCTGTTCCGCACCCTGATGCCGATCCTCCGGTACCCGACCGGGGACCGCGCCGAGTGGGTCGACCCGGAGCGCGGGACGTTCCGGCTGGTCGGCCGGTCCAACGAGGGCGCCCGGGTGGGCACGGTGGCCCTGCCGACCGAGGAGATCCGCGCGGTGCTGCTCGCCGCCGACCCCGACCGGGTCATCTCGGGCCTGCAGCTGGTGCAGCGCCGCTGGGACGGCCGGGACGGCCTCGTGCTGCGCCTCGGGTACACCGGGCCGCCGCCGGCGGCGCCGGGCGGGCTCGGCGAACGGCTGGTCGCGGCCGTGTACGCGGCCGTGCCGCTCTACCCGGCCGAGGTGGCGTCCGGCGCGATCCACCACCTCGCCGTCGAGTGGGTGCCCCGCGCCGAGCTGGCGACCAACCCCCGGACGGGCAAGCTCCGTCAGGTGGTGGACGAGCGGCCCCGGGACTGA
- the paaI gene encoding hydroxyphenylacetyl-CoA thioesterase PaaI: MDADTGAAPAGESAIDALYARDRACHALGIVLDEVSAGRALMRMRVGPDMVNGHGTAHGGFLFLFADAAFSYACNSHGPVTVAQAAQVTFLAPAEAGDELVAEAVERARAGRQGIYDVTVRQATGKVVAEFRGQSVVIAGRPPAG; encoded by the coding sequence GTGGACGCGGACACCGGAGCGGCCCCGGCCGGGGAGTCGGCGATCGACGCGCTGTACGCCCGGGACCGGGCCTGCCACGCGCTGGGCATCGTCCTCGACGAGGTGTCCGCCGGACGGGCGCTGATGCGCATGCGGGTCGGCCCGGACATGGTGAACGGCCACGGGACGGCGCACGGCGGCTTCCTGTTCCTGTTCGCCGACGCGGCGTTCTCCTACGCGTGCAACAGCCACGGCCCGGTGACCGTGGCCCAGGCCGCGCAGGTGACCTTCCTGGCCCCGGCCGAGGCCGGCGACGAACTGGTCGCGGAGGCGGTGGAGCGGGCCCGCGCCGGGCGGCAGGGGATCTACGACGTGACCGTCCGGCAGGCGACGGGCAAGGTCGTCGCGGAGTTCCGCGGGCAGAGCGTCGTCATCGCCGGCCGGCCGCCGGCGGGCTGA
- a CDS encoding SDR family NAD(P)-dependent oxidoreductase produces the protein MTPDRGVLLVTGASSGIGLATAVTAAGAGFRTVATVREPGRADALRTAADRAGVAVDVRRLDVTDADSVTTCLDEVRGAYGRLDAVVNNAGVSNSDPTLEMSTTAALRANLEVNFFGVVAVSRAAMPLLRAARGRLVTIGSVHGVVGQPFNEAYCAAKFAVEGFMESLAPVAAAHGVRVSVVVPGFVPDTAFGVFPDIDRSTLLAASGPYAGTFADYLDRLGAQGWDAAGQPAREVAEVVVRTLLAERPAFRVPTNAWSAAHLDHKLADRDGSTVQRLAHSWIGHPHLPA, from the coding sequence ATGACGCCGGACCGGGGTGTCCTGCTGGTCACCGGGGCATCCTCGGGCATCGGGCTGGCCACCGCCGTCACCGCGGCCGGGGCCGGATTCCGCACGGTCGCGACCGTACGCGAGCCCGGCCGGGCCGACGCCCTGCGCACGGCCGCCGACCGCGCCGGCGTCGCGGTGGACGTCCGCCGCCTCGACGTGACCGACGCCGACTCCGTGACCACCTGCCTCGACGAGGTGCGGGGGGCGTACGGCCGGCTGGACGCGGTGGTCAACAACGCCGGTGTCTCCAACTCCGATCCCACCCTGGAGATGTCGACCACTGCCGCGCTGCGGGCCAACCTGGAGGTGAACTTCTTCGGCGTCGTCGCGGTCAGCCGGGCCGCGATGCCGCTGCTGCGGGCCGCCCGCGGACGCCTGGTCACGATCGGCAGCGTGCACGGCGTCGTCGGCCAGCCGTTCAACGAGGCCTACTGCGCGGCGAAGTTCGCCGTCGAGGGGTTCATGGAGAGCCTGGCCCCGGTCGCCGCGGCGCACGGTGTGCGGGTGTCGGTGGTCGTACCGGGCTTCGTCCCGGACACCGCGTTCGGCGTGTTCCCGGACATCGACCGCTCGACCCTGCTGGCCGCCTCCGGCCCGTACGCGGGCACCTTCGCCGACTACCTCGACCGGCTCGGCGCCCAGGGCTGGGACGCCGCCGGCCAGCCCGCCCGGGAGGTGGCCGAGGTGGTCGTCCGGACCCTGCTCGCCGAGCGTCCGGCCTTCCGCGTCCCCACCAACGCGTGGTCCGCCGCCCACCTGGACCACAAGCTCGCCGACCGGGACGGCTCGACCGTGCAGCGCCTCGCCCACAGCTGGATCGGGCACCCGCACCTCCCGGCCTGA
- a CDS encoding MBL fold metallo-hydrolase, with the protein MTSGPHPTACTDPAGPPAPVGSPAPIDFSAPIDFSNVAEHAAGRSLDVRWIHGSESAKHNTDPELQVHHYDEHTVILRQNMAVNYEAPFLFLLFGSERAVLIDTGATASPELFPLRRVVDELVARWLARHPRTGYRLLVLHSHGHGDHVAGDAQFADRPDTVVVDAAADTVRAFLGLGDDPGLPARLDLGGRTLTCLTSPGHHEAAITYYDPFTGFLLTGDTVYPGRLYIADWDAYVATIDRLIAFAADHPVSHVLGCHIEMTDRPGVDYPIRYTYQPDEPPLQMTVAQLHDIRRALDEAAARPGRHAFDDFVLSYRTG; encoded by the coding sequence ATGACCTCCGGCCCGCACCCGACCGCCTGCACGGACCCGGCCGGCCCCCCGGCCCCGGTCGGCTCTCCGGCCCCGATCGACTTCTCGGCCCCGATCGACTTCTCAAACGTGGCCGAGCACGCCGCCGGGCGCTCCCTGGACGTGCGCTGGATCCACGGCTCGGAGTCGGCGAAGCACAACACCGACCCGGAGCTCCAGGTCCACCACTACGACGAGCACACCGTGATCCTCCGGCAGAACATGGCCGTGAACTACGAGGCGCCGTTCCTCTTCCTGCTCTTCGGCAGCGAGCGGGCGGTACTGATCGACACCGGCGCCACCGCGTCCCCCGAGCTCTTCCCGCTCCGCCGCGTGGTCGACGAGCTGGTCGCGCGGTGGCTCGCCCGCCACCCCCGCACCGGCTACCGGCTGCTCGTCCTGCACAGTCACGGCCACGGCGACCACGTGGCGGGGGACGCGCAGTTCGCCGACCGGCCCGACACCGTCGTGGTGGACGCGGCCGCCGACACCGTCCGGGCGTTCCTCGGGCTGGGCGACGATCCCGGCCTCCCGGCCCGGCTCGACCTCGGCGGGCGGACGCTGACCTGTCTGACCAGTCCCGGCCACCACGAGGCCGCCATCACCTACTACGACCCGTTCACCGGCTTCCTGCTCACCGGCGACACCGTCTACCCGGGGCGGCTCTACATCGCCGACTGGGACGCCTACGTCGCGACGATCGACCGGCTGATCGCCTTCGCCGCCGACCACCCGGTCAGCCACGTGCTCGGCTGCCACATCGAGATGACCGACCGGCCGGGGGTGGACTACCCGATCCGGTACACCTACCAACCCGACGAGCCCCCGCTGCAGATGACGGTCGCCCAGCTCCACGACATCCGGCGCGCCCTGGATGAGGCGGCCGCCCGCCCCGGCCGGCACGCCTTCGACGACTTCGTGCTCTCCTACCGCACGGGCTGA
- a CDS encoding SH3 domain-containing protein: protein MRLIGRTASAVLSLTILVLPAVAAGGDRPADPDPVPRPPENGRTGWEVAAGAANVRRDHSVNDTVLGLTHCGDRVEVLDTWTSPLGTRWGQVAVTRTGVTGWVLWSLLTRHEPAAAPVADCPPRECRRAAPPCAGGSTEIGPAPR, encoded by the coding sequence GTGCGCCTGATCGGACGGACCGCTTCGGCGGTCCTGTCCCTGACGATCCTGGTCCTCCCGGCGGTGGCCGCCGGCGGCGACCGGCCGGCCGACCCGGACCCCGTGCCCCGGCCGCCCGAGAACGGCCGCACCGGCTGGGAGGTCGCGGCGGGCGCCGCCAACGTCCGCCGCGACCACTCGGTCAACGACACGGTGCTCGGCCTGACGCACTGCGGCGACCGGGTCGAGGTCCTGGACACCTGGACCTCCCCGCTCGGCACCCGCTGGGGCCAGGTCGCGGTCACCCGCACCGGGGTCACCGGCTGGGTGCTCTGGTCCCTGCTCACCCGCCACGAGCCGGCCGCCGCACCCGTCGCGGACTGCCCGCCCCGGGAGTGCCGGCGCGCCGCTCCCCCGTGCGCCGGCGGGTCGACCGAGATCGGGCCGGCCCCCCGCTGA